The sequence below is a genomic window from Polynucleobacter sp. MWH-UH19D.
TCAATGCTTATGACTTCAAACGTGTTGGTGGTGGATTATTAGTCCAATCACCAGACGCAAAAAATGTCCTGCAAAGTGAAATGCGAGTGGTGAGCAAAAGACAGCCTACCCCAAGCGAAATGAATGACATGATGTTTGCATGGCGTGTTGCTAAATTTGTTAAATCCAATGCGATTGTGTATTGCGCTAATGGTATGACTCTAGGCATTGGCGCAGGCCAAATGAGCCGCGTAGACTCCGCCCGTATGGCCAGTATCAAGGCTGAAAACGCTGGCTTGAGCCTAAAAGGCTCGGCAGTAGCGAGTGATGCTTTCTTTCCGTTTCGTGATGGTCTAGACGTCGTAGTGAATGGTGGCGCCAGCTGCGCAATTCAGCCAGGCGGCAGTATGCGCGATGAAGAAATCATTGCCGCTGCTGATGAACACGGGATTGCCATGATTTTCACTGGCACACGACACTTCCGTCACTAAGTAGATCATTATTCATGCGTTGGATTGGAATTGACCCGGGTCTGCGTACGACTGGTTTTGGAGTCATTGATGTTGAAGGCCAAAGGCTGACTTATGTAGCCTCGGGAACAATCGAAAGCGGAGACCCTGCTAAGGGATTGCCTGACCGTCTAGGCACTCTTTATCAAGGCGTTAAGGAGGTTCTTGACACATACCAACCTGAGTCCGCTGCGATTGAAGAAGTCTTTCTGAATGTCAATCCGCGCTCTACCCTGATGCTGGGCCAAGCAAGGGGTGCGGTAATTGCGGCATTGGTCTCTGCAAACTTACCCGTGTCTGAGTTCAGTGCCCTAAGAGTTAAACAAGCCATTGTTGGGACTGGTCGAGCAGCTAAACCGCAGGTGCAAGAGATGGTAAAGCGTTTGTTAAGACTCAGTCGCGCCCCTGGAAGCGATGCATCGGACGCATTAGGCGTCGCCATATGCGCGGCACACCATGCGCAAATTCCCCAAGCAATCACGTCTGCCGCATCTAACTTAACTCCCAAAAAGCGTAAACGCTAGGCCATGCCAAAGCGCATTACAGGTTAAGATCTTCATATGATTGGTCGCATTCAAGGAATCCTCGTTTCAGTTCACCCTCCTCGCTTATTGGTTGATTGCCAAGGCATTGGTTACGAGGTGGATGTGCCGATGAGCACCCTATATCAATTACCTCAAGCAGGACAAAAAATTATCTTGCTGACTCACTTTCAGGTACGCGAGGATGCGCAGCAGCTTTTTGGTTTTGCGACTGAAACAGAGCGGGAAGCATTTAGGCAACTAATTAAAATTAGTGGCGTTGGTTCACGGACTGCATTAGCCATTCTTTCTGGCATGAGCGTGAATGAACTTGCCCAAGCAATTGCCCTACAAGAAGCAAATCGCCTCACCCAAGTTCCTGGCATTGGCAAGAAAACTGCTGAACGACTTTGCCTAGAACTCAAAGGCAAACTTGCGCCTGACTTAGGAGTGGCGCCAGGAAAAACTCATGCGCCCGATGCTCATAGCGAAGTTTTACAAGCACTTTTATCTCTTGGCTATTCAGAAAAAGAAGCGCTCCTAGCTCTGAAGCAAATTCCGCCTGACACATCGGTGTCTGATGGTATTCGTATGGGCTTAAAGTATTTATCTAAGGGCTAATCGCCAAACCGAATAAACTCATAGCATGGCAATTCATACTGACGACCTAAGCGCTATCCCCGAAGATTTACCAGAAGGGAGAGACCGACTTGTCAGCGGTGCCGCAGGAAATGCAGAGGCTATTTTCGAAAAAGCTTTGCGCCCCAAGCAACTTGACGAATACGTTGGTCAAACCAAAGCGCGCGCCCAATTAGAAATCTTTATCAGCGCCACTAGAGCGCGACAAGAAGCGCTTGATCATGTGCTGCTATTTGGTCCTCCAGGCCTTGGTAAAACTACTTTGGCAC
It includes:
- the ruvA gene encoding Holliday junction branch migration protein RuvA, encoding MIGRIQGILVSVHPPRLLVDCQGIGYEVDVPMSTLYQLPQAGQKIILLTHFQVREDAQQLFGFATETEREAFRQLIKISGVGSRTALAILSGMSVNELAQAIALQEANRLTQVPGIGKKTAERLCLELKGKLAPDLGVAPGKTHAPDAHSEVLQALLSLGYSEKEALLALKQIPPDTSVSDGIRMGLKYLSKG